One Pyrus communis chromosome 4, drPyrComm1.1, whole genome shotgun sequence genomic region harbors:
- the LOC137730976 gene encoding E3 ubiquitin-protein ligase MIEL1-like, giving the protein MEGSANERLDFGKMGYGCKHYRRRCQIRAPCCNEMYPCRHCHNEATSMLSNPFDRHELVRYDVKQVVCSVCDTEQPVAKVCTNCGVSMGEYFCDICKFYDDDTTKEQFHCNDCGICRIGGRDKFYHCKKCGSCYSIGLRDNHLCVENSMRHHCPICYEFLFDSLKDTTVMKCGHTMHCECYNEMMKRDKYCCPICSKSVIDMSRTWKRIDEEIEATVMPEDYRYKKVWILCNDCNDTTEVYFHIIGQKCNHCNSYNTRTIAPPVLPQ; this is encoded by the exons ATGGAAGGCTCAGCCAATGAACGTCTTGATTTTGGGAAGATGGGTTACGG ATGCAAGCATTACAGAAGAAGATGCCAGATTCGAGCTCCGTGCTGCAACGAGATGTATCCGTGCCGCCATTGTCACAACGAAGCCACG AGCATGTTGAGCAACCCCTTTGATCGGCATGAGCTTGTTCGCTACGATGTGAAACAA GTGGTCTGTTCAGTTTGTGACACAGAGCAGCCG GTTGCAAAAGTTTGTACAAACTGCGGCGTCAGTATGGGGGAATACTTCTGTGACATTTGCAAATTCTATGATGATGAT ACCACGAAAGAACAATTTCATTGTAATGATTGTGGGATCTGCAG AATCGGCGGTCGTGACAAATTCTATCACTGCAAGAAATGTG GGTCTTGCTATTCAATTGGCTTACGTGATAATCACTTGTGTGTGGAGAACTCCATGCGGCATCACTGCCCTATTTGTTATGAG TTTCTTTTTGACTCTCTGAAAGACACTACTGTAATGAAATGTGGGCACACAATGCACTGCGAATGTTACAATGAAATGATGAAGCGTGACAA ATATTGTTGTCCGATATGCTCCAAGTCAGTGATTGACATGTCCAGAACCTGGAAGAGAATCGACGAGGAG ATAGAAGCAACCGTTATGCCTGAGGATTACCGGTATAAGAAG GTATGGATCCTTTGCAATGACTGCAACGACACTACCGAAGTCTACTTCCACATAATTGGGCAGAAATGCAACCACTGCAACTCATACAACACACGCACGATTGCCCCTCCAGTTCTTCCTCAATGA
- the LOC137731517 gene encoding uncharacterized protein: MQVISNTRRLSRAFKSPIFIKSADQFLSPDARVVEAPLTSLQWRNLSAGSSQTALLSGITRCRLLPMEQHATCAVMTLRAPFSSDASTIEGGSTEVVKELYDKMLQSVNIKRSMPPNAWLWSLIENCKKEEDIKLLFDILQNLRRFRLSNLRIHSDFNCNLCREVTKACVRVGALDFGKKALWKHNVYGLDPSIGSAHHLLLYAKERNDAKLMVEVMKLLKRNDLPLQPGTADIVFSICYNTDNWQLMSKYSKRFVKAGVKLRQTAFDSWMDFAAKIGDVESLWKAEKLRSESMKQHTIASGLSCAKGFLLERKPGEAASVIQILNQILPDTKKPSIVVELEKLVNEWPLEVIRNQKEEDRKALATSLIADIPTMVSLLLNTGLQVSASIEDLTTKEGILY; this comes from the exons atgcaagtGATCTCCAACACTCGCAGGCTCTCCAGAGCTTTCAAATCTCCCATTTTTATCAAATCCGCCGACCAATTTCTCTCCCCCGATGCCCGAGTCGTCGAAGCTCCACTCACTTCTCTCCAATGGCGGAACCTCAGCGCCGGCTCTTCCCAAACTGCCTTGTTATCCG GCATTACCCGCTGTCGTCTTTTGCCGATGGAACAACATGCAACGTGTGCAGTGATGACGTTGAGAGCACCCTTTTCTTCTGACGCAAGTACCATCGAAGGTGGTTCCACAG AGGTTGTGAAGGAGCTGTATGATAAAATGCTGCAGTCTGTTAACATCAAACGATCAATGCCCCCTAATGCTTGGTTATGGTCATTGATTGAAAATTGCAAAAAGGAAGAAGATATTAAGCTTCTATTTGACATCTTGCAGAACCTCCGAAGATTT AGACTGTCAAATCTTCGCATCCATTCCGACTTTAATTGCAACCTCTGCCGAGAGGTTACTAAGGCATGTGTTCGTGTGGGAGCTCTTGACTTTG GAAAGAAGGCCTTGTGGAAACATAACGTGTATGGATTGGATCCTAGCATCGGATCTGCGCACCATTTACTG TTGTATGCTAAAGAACGCAATGATGCTAAACTTATGGTGGAAGTAATGAAACTTTTGAAGAGGAATGACTTACCCTTGCAACCTGGCACAGCAGATATTGTTTTCAG CATTTGTTACAATACCGATAATTGGCAGCTGATGTCAAAGTACTCAAAAAGGTTTGTCAAAGCTGGAGTAAAGCTACGTCAAACTGCTTTTGATTCATGGATGGATTTTGCTGCTAAAATAG GAGATGTTGAATCATTGTGGAAAGCTGAGAAGTTAAGATCTGAATCGATGAAGCAGCATACTATTGCAAGTGGACTTTCATGTGCTAAG GGTTTTCTCTTAGAACGTAAGCCCGGGGAAGCTGCTTCTGTTATTCAAATTCTAAATCAG ATTTTACCTGATACAAAGAAGCCTAGCATTGTGGTTGAGCTTGAAAAGTTGGTTAATGAGTGGCCCTTAGAGGTTATTAGGAACCAGAAGGAAGAGGACAGAAAG GCATTAGCTACATCTTTAATCGCTGATATCCCTACAATGGTTAGTTTGCTATTAAACACGGGCTTACAAGTGAGCGCAAGCATTGAGGACCTAACCACCAAAGAAGGTATTCTTTATTGA